CGGGGACGCCGCCCCGCTCGCCGCCTACCACGCCGCCTGCCGGGCCGCGGGCGCCGCCCTCGTCGTGGACGACGCGCACGGGCTCGGGGTGCTGGGGGAGGGCGGCCGGGGCGCGCTGCACGCCGCCGGGCTTGCGGGCGCGCCCGGGGTGGTCGCGACGCTGACCCTCTCGAAGTCCCTGGGCAGCCAGGGCGGCGCGGTGCTGGGGCCGGCCAAGGTGATCCGGCACCTGGTCAACACCGCCCGCGCCTTCATCTTCGACACCGGGCTCGCCCCGGCCGCCGCGGGGGCCGCGCTGGCGAGCCTGCGCCTGCTCCAGCGGGAGCCGGAGCGCGCGCACCGGGTCCGGGAGGTGGCCGCCGAACTGTACGGGCGGCTCACCGCGTCCGGCCTGACCGCGGCCCGGCCGGACGCGGCCGTGGTGTCGGTACGGGCCCCGTCGGCTCCGGCGGCACTGCGCTGGGCCGCCGACTGCCGCGAGGCAGGTCTGTCCGTGGGGTGCTTCCGTCCGCCGTCGGTGCCGGACGGCATCTCCAGGCTGCGGCTGACCGCTCGGGCCGATCTCACGGGGGACGAGATCAGCCGGGCCGTCGGTACGGTCCTGCGGACCGCTCCGGCCGGAGCCACGGACCTCTAGGCTGGGCGTCACGTCACACGTGCACGTCCGTCCGTACGGAGGCGAGGAAGCCGTCCCAGGCCGGCCCGGTGAAGAGCACGGCCGGGCCGTCCGTCCGCTTGGAGTCGCGGACGGCCAGCAGGCCGCCGGTCAGGGCGGCCGCTTCCACGCAGTTGTTCATTCCGGTGCTGCGGCTGCTCCGCCGCCACCGCGCGCTGTTCAGAAGTCCGCTGGTGGATAAGGGGGTTGCGGACACGGGGGTGCCTCCTTACGCGTCGTCAGCGAGTGAGCTGATGAGATCCGACGAGTCACGGGGCGGGAGGGCGTGCGCCTGGATGGTGCGGAACGCGGCGCTGTACGCCTCTAGGTCTTCCTTCCGCTCCAGATAGAGGCTACTCGTCAAATGGTCGAGCACCACCACATCCAGATCGGCGATGTTCGGAAATGAGAAAATGACGAACGGTCCTGTCAGGCCGAGATGCCCCCCCACGGTGAACGGCAGCACCTGAAGCCGCACTTGGGGCAGCCGCGCCACCTCCACCAGATGCCTCAGCTGCTCCGCCATCACCCCCGGCCCGCCGATCTGCCGGCGCAGCACCGCCTCGTCCAGTACGGCGCTCAGCTCCAGCGGCGGATCGGCCCGCAGCACCGCCTGCCGCGCCAGCCGTACGTCGACCAGCGCGTCCACCTTCGGCTCCGGCAGCCCGCCCAGCGCGGCCCGGGTCACGGCCCGCGCGTACTCCGGGGTCTGCAGCAGACCCGGCACCACGGAGAGCTCGACCGTCCGCGCGGCCCGGGCCCCGGCCTCCAGGCTGATGAAGTCCCGGTACTCCTGCGGGAGCAGGCCCCGGTAGTCGTGCCACCACTGCCGCCCGCGCGCCGAGTCCCCGCTCGCCGAGGGGCCGGCCGCCGAGGCCCCCAGCGCCTCCAGCAGCGCGCGCTGCTGGGCGCTCACCACGTCCCCGTAGGCGTCCAGCAGCAGCCGGATGTCCTCCGTCTTCACGCCACTGCGGCCCGTCTCGATCCGGCTGACCTTCGACTGGTGCCATCCGACGATCCGGGCCACCTCGCCGCTGGTGAGTCCGGAGCGGTCGCGCAGCGCGCGCAGCTCCTCGCCGAGTTTGCGCCGACGCACCGCGGGACCGTGCTGCATACCCGCTCTCCTTCCACCGGCACACCTCGCACCAGTTTGCCGTCCAAATACGCTCTTCCGTAGCAGAGTTCACCGCATTGAGCGACAGATATATGCATATCTTGGGGGAACGGCGGATTCGGCGGCACGATGGGTGGCACTCTGGCGCTCAGCGTAGATCCGGGGCGGCTGCGCCCCGGTGGGAAAGGGACGTCGCCATGGCAGATCAGCTGGAAGCATCCGTCACTCTGCCGAGCGACCCGGTCTCGGTCGCCGCCGCCCGCCGCTACGTGGCGCAGGTACTGAGCGACTGGGGACTGCCGGAGGACGCCGACACCGCGGACACCGTCCGGCTGATCGTCTCGGAACTCGCCACCAACTCGGTGCAGCACACCTTCGGCCAGTCGCCCACCTTCACCGTCGACGTCCGCCTCGAACGCGAGGAGTGGCTGCGCGTCGGGGTGACGGACAGCCATCCGCGCTGGCCCAGGCGGCTCCCCGCCGCGGTCCAGCAGGACAACGGCCGCGGGATGGTCATCATCCGCTGGCTGGCGGCCGAGGCGGGCGGCCGGCTCTCGGTCAGCCCCACCGAGGACGGCGGAAAGACCGTGTGGATCGCCCTGCCGTGGCCGGCCGGCGCCTCCGCCAGGACCCTCAGGGGCTGTTGAGCCCACACGGCCGCCGTATACGACCGTTACGCCGGGCCGGGCCGGCGGTTGAACCGGGTGCCTTCCCGAAACGTGGATTAACTCGGCGGAAAACTACGAGCCCTAGGGTGTGGGCTTCGCGGTCTTCCGCCAATGATCACCCACGTGCCGGTAAAGCGGCGGTGATCGGGACGGAAAGCCTCGCCCTGCGTTGGGCAAGACATGCTTGGCATGGATATGTGCAGGTCAACAAAGTGTTGACGGCCGATACGGTCGCCCCGGCGCGATGAAGACCATGTCCCGGAAGCTGGTGATACAAGGTGCAATTGACACCACATGAACAAGAGAGACTCCTGATCCACGTCGCTGCCGACGTGGCCGGGAAGCGCAGGGCGCGGGGGGTCCTCCTCAATCACCCCGAGGCCATCGCCCTGATCACCTCGCACCTCCTCGAAGGAGCCCGGGACGGGCGGACCGTGGCCGAGCTGATGGCGTCCGGCCGCACCGTGCTCACCCGTGCGGAGGTCATGGAGGGGATCCCCGAGATGATCCACGACGTCCAGGTCGAGGCGACCTTCCCCGACGGCACCAAGCTCGTCACCGTCCACGACCCGATCGTCTGAGGGAGAGCAGCCGCATGATCCCCGGCGAGATCGTCCACGGGGAGGGACCGGTGCTCCTCAACGAAGGCCGCACCGTCACCCGCCTCACCGTCCTCAACGCAGCCGACCGGCCCGTCCAGGTCGGCTCCCACTACCACTTCGCCGAGGCCAACCCGGGCCTCGACTTCGACCGGCGGGCCGCGCGCGGCCAGCGCCTGAACATCGCCGCCGGCACCGCCGTCCGCTTCGAGCCGGGCATCCCGGTCGCCGTGGAACTCGTACCGCTGGGCGGACTGCGCACCGTGCACGGACTGCGCGGGGAGACCGGAGGGCCGCTCGATGGCTGAGATCCCGCGCCAGGTCTACGCAGACCTCTTCGGGCCCACCACGGGCGACCGGATCCGGCTCGCCGACACCGACCTCTTCGTCGAGATCGAGCGGGACCTCAGCGGCGGACCCGGCAACTGCGGGGACGAGGCCGTCTTCGGCGGCGGCAAGGTCATCCGCGAGTCCATGGGACAGGCCCGCACCACCCGGGCCGAGGGCGCCCCCGACACCGTGATCACCGGCGTGGTGATCCTCGACCACTGGGGCATCGTCAAGGCCGACCTCGGCATCCGCGACGGCCGGATCTGCGGCATCGGCAAGGCCGGCAACCCCGACACCATGGACGGGGTGGAGCCCGCACTCGTCATCGGCCCCGAGACCGAGATCATCGCCGGCAACGGGAAGATCGTCACCGCCGGGGCCATCGACGCCCACGTGCACTTCATCTCCCCGACCGTCGTCGAGGAGGCCCTCGCCTCCGGCATCACCACCCTCGTCGGCGGCGGCACCGGCCCCGCCGAGGGATCCAAAGCCACCACCGTCACCCCCGGACCCTGGCACCTGGCCCGCATGTTCGCGGCGCTGGAGGCCTACCCCGTCAACATCGGCCTGCTCGGCAAGGGCAACACCATGTCCCGCGAGGGCATGCACTCCCAGCTGCGCGGCGGAGCACTCGGGTTCAAGATCCACGAGGACTGGGGCTCGACCCCCGCCGTCATCGACGCCTGCCTGAGCGTCGCCGACGAGACCGGCGCCCAGGTCGCCATCCACACCGACACCCTCAACGAGGCCGGCTTCGTCACCGACACCCTCGCGGCCATCGCCGGGCGCACGATCCACTCGTACCACACGGAGGGAGCGGGCGGCGGCCACGCACCCGACATCATCACGGTGGTCTCCGAGCCCCACATCCTGCCCAGCTCCACCAACCCCACCCGGCCGCACACCGTCAACACCATCGAGGAACACCTCGACATGCTGATGGTCTGCCACCACCTCAACCCGGCCGTCCCCGAGGACCTCGCCTTCGCCGAGTCCCGGATCCGGCCCTCCACCATCGCCGCCGAGGACGTACTGCACGACCTCGGCGCCATCTCCATCATCTCCTCCGACTCCCAGGCCATGGGCCGGGTCGGCGAGGTCGTGCTGCGCACCTGGCAGACCGCCCACGTGATGAAGAAGCGGCGCGGGTTCCTGCCCGGCGACGGACCCGCCGACAACCACCGCGCCCGGCGCTACGTCGCCAAGTACACGATCAACCCCGCCGTGGCCCAGGGCCTCGCCAAGGAGATCGGCTCGGTCGAGGTGGGCAAACTCGCCGACCTGGTGCTGTGGACCCCCGCCTTCTTCGGCGTCAAGCCCGAGGTGGTCGTCAAGGGCGGACAGATCGCCCACGCGCAGATGGGCGACGCCAACGCCTCCATCCCCACCCCGCAGCCGGTCCTGCCCCGGCCCATGTTCGGCGGCATCGGCCGCGCACCGGCCCTGAACTCGCTCAACTTCACCGCGCAGGCCGCCCTCGACGACCACCTGCCCGAACGCCTCGGCCTCGGCAAGCAGTTCACGGCCATCGAGAACACCCGCAAGCTGGGCAAGGCGGACATGCGCAACAACGACGCCATGCCGAGGGTGGAGGTCGACCCCGACACCTTCACCGTCACCATCGACGGCGAGGCGGTGGAACCGGCGCCCGCGGCCGAACTGCCCATGGCACAGAGATACTTCCTCTTCTGATGAGCCTCGCCGCGCTGCTCGTCCTCGCGGACGGCCGCTTCCCCGCCGGCGGACACGCCCACTCCGGCGGGGCGGAGGCCGCCTGCAAGGCGGGCCGGATCCACGACGCCGCCACCCTGGCGCAGTTCTGCCGGGGCCGGCTGCACACCGCCGGGCTCACCGCCGCCGGGCTCGCCGCGGCCGCCGCCCTCGGCCTCGACCCGGCGGAGCTCGACGCGGCCGCCGACGCCCGCACCCCCTCGCCCGCGCTGCGCACCGCCGCGCGGCGGCTCGGCCGGCAGCTGCTGCGGGCGGCCCGCGCCACCTGGCCCGCCGCCGAACTGGACGCGCTGGCCGCCGCCTTCCCGCGCGGGGCGCACCAGCCCGTGGTGCTCGGCCTCACCGCCCGGGCGGCCGGGCTCGGGGCCCTGGACGCCGCGCACGTGGCGGCGTACGAGAGCGTCAGCGGGCCGGCCACGGCGACCGTACGGCTGCTGGGCCTGGACCCCTTCGAGGCGAGCGCCGTACTGGCCCACCTCGCGCCCGAACTCGACGCCGTCGCCGCCCGGGCGGCCGAGGCCGCCCTGCTCGCCCGCACGGAGGGCGCGGACGCCCTGCCCGCGGCCTCCTCCCCCCTGCTGGAGATCGCGGCGGAGGTCCATGCCGACTGGGCGGTACGCCTCTTCGCCTCCTGAGCTCCGAGCGGCCGCTCCACAGTCCACCCCCCAAGGAGACCTGCCATGCACCTCGACCACGATGTGACCTTCCCCCACCGCCACACCCACAGCGCCGCCCCGCTGCGCGCCGACGGCACCCGCCGCGCCCTGCGCGTGGGCCTCGGCGGACCCGTCGGCTCCGGCAAGACCGCCACGGTCGCCGCGCTCTGCCGCACCCTGCGCGCCGAACTGTCCATGGCCGTCGTCACCAACGACATCTACACCCGCGAGGACGCCGAGTTCCTGCTCCGCGAGGCCGTACTGCCCCCCGAGCGGATCAGCGCCGTGGAGACCGGGGCCTGCCCGCACACCGCGATCCGCGACGACATCTCCGCCAACCTGGAGGCCGTCGAGGAGCTGGAGGAGAATGTCGGACCCCTCGACCTGATCCTCGTCGAATCCGGCGGCGACAACCTGACCGCCACCTTCTCCCGGGGCCTGGTCGACGCCCAGATCTTCGTCATCGACGTGGCCGGGGGCGACGACATCCCCCGCAAGGGCGGCCCCGGCGTCACCACCGCCGACCTCCTCGTCGTCAACAAGACCGACCTCGCGCCCCACGTGGGCTCCGACCTGGAGCGGATGGCCCGCGACGCCGCCGAGCAGCGCGGGGACCTGCCCGTGGCCTTCCAGTCCCTGCGCGGCGGCGAGGGCGTGGCCCCGGTGGCCGACTGGGTGCGCGAGCGGATCGCCGCCTGGGCCGCACGGTGACCGGCTCGCCCCACCTCACCCTCCCCCCGGCCGCCCTGCGGGCCACCGCCCGCATCCGCGCCGCCGCCGACGGCCGCGGCGGCACCGCGCTGCCCCTGCTGGCCGGGGAGGGGCCGCTCGCCCTGCGCCGCACCCGGGGCGAGGGGCCCGAGGCGGGGGTGGTGCTGGTCGGCGCGATGAGCGCCCCCCTCGGCGGCGACCACCTCACGGTGGAGGCCGAGGCGGGGCCGGGCGCCCGCCTCGTCATGCGCTCGGCGGCGGCCACCCTGGCCCTGCCCGGCCGGAGCGGGGAGCCCGCGCGGTACGACGTACGGCTGACGCTGGCCGAGGAGTCGGCGGTGCGCTGGCTGCCGGAGCCGCTCGTCTCGGTGCGCGGCAGCGACCTGCGGGTCGCCACCCGCGCCGAACTGGCCCCCACCGCCCGCCTGACGCTGCGCGAGGAACAGGTGCTGGGGCGGAGCGCGGAGGCGCCCGGTCTGCTGCGCAGCCGCCTCACGGTCACCCGGGGCGGCCGGCCGCTGCTGGACCAGGAGCTGTCCTGCGGCCCCGGCGCACCGGGCGGCTGGGACGGCCCCGCCGGAACCGCGGGGCACCGGGCGCTCGGCCAGCTCCTGGTCGTCGACCCGCGCTTCGACCGGGACCCGCCCCCGGCCGCGGTCCTGGGGGAGTTCGCGGCGGCCACCCCGCTGGCCGGCCCGGCCGTGCTCGTGACGGCCCTGGCCCCGGACGCGCTGCGGCTGCGCGAACTGCTCGACGAGGCCCTGCGCACGTACGGCTGGTGACGGGGGGACAGACTCGGGGCGAAAGGGACACCGCTCAGCGGTGCACGCCTTTCCGGTTATCGGGTTGGCAAAGAACTCGACCTTGCTCTGTTGCCGGGTACC
The Streptomyces sp. NBC_00091 genome window above contains:
- a CDS encoding 8-amino-7-oxononanoate synthase, producing the protein MTQHTPEPEDVFAWIDDAERVREQAGLVRTLRPRPASSPLLDLASNDYLGLSRHPETVRGACEAAGRWGGGATGSRLVTGTTELHAELERELAAFAGFEAALVLSSGYAANLAAVTALSGRGTLVVSDAGNHASIVDGCRLSRAEVAVTPHSDPEPVRKTLAAHGGRALLVSDSVFSVDGDAAPLAAYHAACRAAGAALVVDDAHGLGVLGEGGRGALHAAGLAGAPGVVATLTLSKSLGSQGGAVLGPAKVIRHLVNTARAFIFDTGLAPAAAGAALASLRLLQREPERAHRVREVAAELYGRLTASGLTAARPDAAVVSVRAPSAPAALRWAADCREAGLSVGCFRPPSVPDGISRLRLTARADLTGDEISRAVGTVLRTAPAGATDL
- a CDS encoding DUF397 domain-containing protein, giving the protein MSATPLSTSGLLNSARWRRSSRSTGMNNCVEAAALTGGLLAVRDSKRTDGPAVLFTGPAWDGFLASVRTDVHV
- a CDS encoding helix-turn-helix transcriptional regulator, producing the protein MQHGPAVRRRKLGEELRALRDRSGLTSGEVARIVGWHQSKVSRIETGRSGVKTEDIRLLLDAYGDVVSAQQRALLEALGASAAGPSASGDSARGRQWWHDYRGLLPQEYRDFISLEAGARAARTVELSVVPGLLQTPEYARAVTRAALGGLPEPKVDALVDVRLARQAVLRADPPLELSAVLDEAVLRRQIGGPGVMAEQLRHLVEVARLPQVRLQVLPFTVGGHLGLTGPFVIFSFPNIADLDVVVLDHLTSSLYLERKEDLEAYSAAFRTIQAHALPPRDSSDLISSLADDA
- a CDS encoding ATP-binding protein, with protein sequence MADQLEASVTLPSDPVSVAAARRYVAQVLSDWGLPEDADTADTVRLIVSELATNSVQHTFGQSPTFTVDVRLEREEWLRVGVTDSHPRWPRRLPAAVQQDNGRGMVIIRWLAAEAGGRLSVSPTEDGGKTVWIALPWPAGASARTLRGC
- a CDS encoding urease subunit gamma, with amino-acid sequence MQLTPHEQERLLIHVAADVAGKRRARGVLLNHPEAIALITSHLLEGARDGRTVAELMASGRTVLTRAEVMEGIPEMIHDVQVEATFPDGTKLVTVHDPIV
- a CDS encoding urease subunit beta — protein: MIPGEIVHGEGPVLLNEGRTVTRLTVLNAADRPVQVGSHYHFAEANPGLDFDRRAARGQRLNIAAGTAVRFEPGIPVAVELVPLGGLRTVHGLRGETGGPLDG
- a CDS encoding urease subunit alpha — encoded protein: MAEIPRQVYADLFGPTTGDRIRLADTDLFVEIERDLSGGPGNCGDEAVFGGGKVIRESMGQARTTRAEGAPDTVITGVVILDHWGIVKADLGIRDGRICGIGKAGNPDTMDGVEPALVIGPETEIIAGNGKIVTAGAIDAHVHFISPTVVEEALASGITTLVGGGTGPAEGSKATTVTPGPWHLARMFAALEAYPVNIGLLGKGNTMSREGMHSQLRGGALGFKIHEDWGSTPAVIDACLSVADETGAQVAIHTDTLNEAGFVTDTLAAIAGRTIHSYHTEGAGGGHAPDIITVVSEPHILPSSTNPTRPHTVNTIEEHLDMLMVCHHLNPAVPEDLAFAESRIRPSTIAAEDVLHDLGAISIISSDSQAMGRVGEVVLRTWQTAHVMKKRRGFLPGDGPADNHRARRYVAKYTINPAVAQGLAKEIGSVEVGKLADLVLWTPAFFGVKPEVVVKGGQIAHAQMGDANASIPTPQPVLPRPMFGGIGRAPALNSLNFTAQAALDDHLPERLGLGKQFTAIENTRKLGKADMRNNDAMPRVEVDPDTFTVTIDGEAVEPAPAAELPMAQRYFLF
- a CDS encoding urease accessory protein UreF, coding for MSLAALLVLADGRFPAGGHAHSGGAEAACKAGRIHDAATLAQFCRGRLHTAGLTAAGLAAAAALGLDPAELDAAADARTPSPALRTAARRLGRQLLRAARATWPAAELDALAAAFPRGAHQPVVLGLTARAAGLGALDAAHVAAYESVSGPATATVRLLGLDPFEASAVLAHLAPELDAVAARAAEAALLARTEGADALPAASSPLLEIAAEVHADWAVRLFAS
- the ureG gene encoding urease accessory protein UreG, whose amino-acid sequence is MHLDHDVTFPHRHTHSAAPLRADGTRRALRVGLGGPVGSGKTATVAALCRTLRAELSMAVVTNDIYTREDAEFLLREAVLPPERISAVETGACPHTAIRDDISANLEAVEELEENVGPLDLILVESGGDNLTATFSRGLVDAQIFVIDVAGGDDIPRKGGPGVTTADLLVVNKTDLAPHVGSDLERMARDAAEQRGDLPVAFQSLRGGEGVAPVADWVRERIAAWAAR
- a CDS encoding urease accessory protein UreD, producing MTGSPHLTLPPAALRATARIRAAADGRGGTALPLLAGEGPLALRRTRGEGPEAGVVLVGAMSAPLGGDHLTVEAEAGPGARLVMRSAAATLALPGRSGEPARYDVRLTLAEESAVRWLPEPLVSVRGSDLRVATRAELAPTARLTLREEQVLGRSAEAPGLLRSRLTVTRGGRPLLDQELSCGPGAPGGWDGPAGTAGHRALGQLLVVDPRFDRDPPPAAVLGEFAAATPLAGPAVLVTALAPDALRLRELLDEALRTYGW